The Aminithiophilus ramosus genome contains a region encoding:
- the gpt gene encoding xanthine phosphoribosyltransferase translates to MPSKDRYHRTYPVSWDQLHRDSRALSWRLLDMGRKWERIVAVVRGGLVPAAVIARELDIHFVDTVCISSYTIRDQGEMSVLKKLEGGGRNWLIIDDLVDTGKTARMVRQMLPEAHFATVYSKPDGRPLVDTFVTEVSQDTWILFPWDSEVQFVEPLVQNRHEE, encoded by the coding sequence ATGCCAAGCAAGGACCGCTACCACCGCACCTACCCCGTCTCATGGGATCAGCTTCACCGCGACAGCCGGGCCCTCTCGTGGCGTCTCCTCGACATGGGACGGAAATGGGAACGGATCGTCGCCGTCGTCCGCGGCGGCCTCGTCCCCGCCGCCGTCATCGCCCGCGAGCTGGACATCCACTTCGTCGACACCGTCTGCATCTCGAGCTACACCATCCGCGACCAGGGGGAAATGTCGGTCCTGAAGAAGCTCGAAGGCGGCGGCAGGAACTGGCTCATCATCGACGACCTCGTCGATACGGGAAAGACGGCCCGCATGGTCCGCCAGATGCTCCCCGAGGCCCATTTCGCCACCGTCTACTCCAAGCCCGACGGACGCCCCCTGGTGGACACCTTCGTCACGGAGGTGAGCCAGGACACGTGGATCCTCTTCCCCTGGGACTCGGAGGTCCAGTTCGTCGAACCCCTCGTCCAGAACCGCCACGAAGAATGA